A window of Citrus sinensis cultivar Valencia sweet orange chromosome 7, DVS_A1.0, whole genome shotgun sequence contains these coding sequences:
- the LOC102612103 gene encoding uncharacterized protein At2g23090: MGGGNGQKAKMAREKNLEKQKAANKGSQLETNKKAMSIQCKVCMQTFMCTTSEVKCREHAEAKHPKSDIYACFPHLKK, encoded by the exons ATGGGAGGAGGCAACGGTCAAAAGGCCAAGATGGCTCGTGAGAAGAATTTGGAGAAACAAAAAGCTGCCAACAAAG gAAGCCAATTGGAAACAAACAAGAAAGCTATGTCGATCCAG TGCAAGGTGTGTATGCAGACATTCATGTGCACGACTTCAGAGGTGAAGTGCAGGGAGCATGCTGAAGCAAAGCACCCAAAGAGTGACATTTATGCCTGCTTCCCCCATCTTAAGAAGTGA
- the LOC102612405 gene encoding acyl-CoA-binding domain-containing protein 3-like isoform X1: protein MISLQTCVNHRSKFSFLPWLTVEGGQVSGEVSFKYSPLVYQQTKWDRQLNSIHLLNPRIYFPLCCKIPSLFFVKKKKKTKQKQNTISSKLYPFFFPVLFLSECFYRVMEVFLEFVLPIAFSLIFSFFLAKLFSLSSSPSTNCDCDLVSGLKPCKHFIQKVVTCEQRGSETEKTHGFVAKVVEGGSETQEKILLDDCCGSCDDVKIGDNEVLKEAEMERVVEEHFGEFGGGESESYAKFGTGLTKDEVSVARSEEIEFLESKCEARKIQKDDGGKCSTFDCKEMLMDKNNFFESEKMAKIESTKTVTRMTESEETEVSKSNCDNEVDEANKNQEDGGESSIFNCKQILVYRSNFFESENIAAVKSESAITEVGMARSEEIEVLESNCDNEIGERNRDEEDDVKLVSFDEDDDWEGIERTELERLFGAAVAFVGNKCNAGRISSIGSDVKMQLYGLHKIATVGPCREPQPMALKVSARANWNAWKQLGNMTPEIAMEQYVTILSRSIPGCIQDGIGGDIKPVSADAEACGELVCDLKAYQVAQLGAVDKSLSLFSRNVDELVRDPEGFYR from the exons ATGATTAGTCTCCAAACATGCGTTAACCACCGCTCGAAATTCTCTTTCCTCCCATGGCTGACAGTGGAGGGGGGCCAAGTTAGTGGAGAAGTCTCTTTCAAATACTCTCCCTTGGTTTACCAGCAAACAAAATGGGACCGACAGCTAAATAGCATTCATTTGTTAAATCCCCGAATATACTTTCCTCTCTGCTGCAAAATCCCCTCCTTATttttcgttaaaaaaaaaaaaaaaacaaaacaaaagcaaaacacTATCTCTTCTAAGTTGTATCCTTTCTTCTTCCCTGTTCTGTTTCTCAGTGAATGCTTTTACCGAGTCATGgaagtttttcttgaatttgtcTTGCCCATTGCTTTTtctcttatattttctttcttcctcgctaagcttttttctttgtcatcTTCTCCTTCCACCAACTGTGACTGTGATCTCGTGTCTGGGTTGAAACCCTGCAAACATTTTATTCAAAAGGTGGTTACTTGTGAGCAGCGTGGTTCCGAAACCGAGAAAACGCATGGTTTTGTTGCAAAAGTTGTAGAAGGTGGGTCAGAAACACAAGAAAAGATTTTACTCGATGATTGTTGTGGATCATGTGATGATGTCAAGATCGGCGACAATGAGGTTTTAAAAGAAGCCGAGATGGAGAGAGTTGTTGAAGAACATTTTGGTGAGTTTGGTGGTGGTGAAAGTGAAAGTTACGCCAAATTTGGGACAGGTTTGACTAAAGACGAAGTGAGCGTGGCCAGAAGTGAAGAGATAGAGTTTTTAGAGAGTAAATGTGAAGCAcgcaaaattcaaaaagatgATGGTGGTAAGTGTAGTACATTTGACTGTAAAGAGATGTTGAtggacaaaaataatttctttgagaGCGAAAAGATGGCAAAAATTGAGTCAACTAAAACTGTGACGCGTATGACCGAAAGTGAAGAGACAGAGGTTTCAAAGAGTAACTGCGATAATGAGGTCGATGAAGCAAACAAAAATCAGGAAGATGGTGGCGAGAGTagtatttttaattgcaaACAGATATTGGTGTATAGAAGTAATTTCTTTGAGAGTGAAAATATCGCCGCAGTTAAGTCAGAGTCCGCTATAACTGAGGTGGGAATGGCCAGAAGTGAAGAGATAGAGGTTTTAGAGAGTAATTGTGATAATGAGATTGGTGAGAGAAACAGGGATGAGGAAGATGATGTGAAGTTGGTGTCGTTTGATGAGGATGACGATTGGGAGGGAATAGAGAGAACTGAGCTAGAGAGGCTTTTTGGTGCGGCCGTGGCATTTGTTGGGAATAAATGTAATGCTGGTCGGATTTCAAGTATTGGCAGTGATGTGAAGATGCAGTTGTATGGACTTCACAAGATTGCCACTGTCGGTCCTTGCCGCGAGCCCCAACCCATGGCATTGAAGGTCTCTGCTCGTGCAAACTG GAATGCATGGAAACAACTCGGGAATATGACTCCAGAGATTGCTATGGAGCAGTATGTTACTATTCTTTCTAGAAGCATCCCTGGGTGTATCCAAGATGGTATTGGT GGAGATATTAAACCGGTTTCTGCAGATGCTGAAGCGTGTGGTGAGCTAGTTTGTGATCTAAAGGCATATCAAGTGGCTCAACTTGGTGCTGTAGACAAGAG TTTATCACTTTTCTCAAGGAATGTAGATGAGCTAGTGCGTGATCCTGAAGGTTTTTATAGATGA
- the LOC102612405 gene encoding acyl-CoA-binding domain-containing protein 3-like isoform X2, whose product MISLQTCVNHRSKFSFLPWLTVEGGQVSGEVSFKYSPLVYQQTKWDRQLNSIHLLNPRIYFPLCCKIPSLFFVKKKKKTKQKQNTISSKLYPFFFPVLFLSECFYRVMEVFLEFVLPIAFSLIFSFFLAKLFSLSSSPSTNCDCDLVSGLKPCKHFIQKVVTCEQRGSETEKTHGFVAKVVEGGSETQEKILLDDCCGSCDDVKIGDNEVLKEAEMERVVEEHFGEFGGGESESYAKFGTGLTKDEVSVARSEEIEFLESKCEARKIQKDDGGKCSTFDCKEMLMDKNNFFESEKMAKIESTKTVTRMTESEETEVSKSNCDNEVDEANKNQEDGGESSIFNCKQILVYRSNFFESENIAAVKSESAITEVGMARSEEIEVLESNCDNEIGERNRDEEDDVKLVSFDEDDDWEGIERTELERLFGAAVAFVGNKCNAGRISSIGSDVKMQLYGLHKIATVGPCREPQPMALKVSARANWNAWKQLGNMTPEIAMEQYVTILSRSIPGCIQDGIGGDIKPVSADAEACGELVCDLKAYQVAQLGAVDKRQNKCNLFQLLPSKWRFRHL is encoded by the exons ATGATTAGTCTCCAAACATGCGTTAACCACCGCTCGAAATTCTCTTTCCTCCCATGGCTGACAGTGGAGGGGGGCCAAGTTAGTGGAGAAGTCTCTTTCAAATACTCTCCCTTGGTTTACCAGCAAACAAAATGGGACCGACAGCTAAATAGCATTCATTTGTTAAATCCCCGAATATACTTTCCTCTCTGCTGCAAAATCCCCTCCTTATttttcgttaaaaaaaaaaaaaaaacaaaacaaaagcaaaacacTATCTCTTCTAAGTTGTATCCTTTCTTCTTCCCTGTTCTGTTTCTCAGTGAATGCTTTTACCGAGTCATGgaagtttttcttgaatttgtcTTGCCCATTGCTTTTtctcttatattttctttcttcctcgctaagcttttttctttgtcatcTTCTCCTTCCACCAACTGTGACTGTGATCTCGTGTCTGGGTTGAAACCCTGCAAACATTTTATTCAAAAGGTGGTTACTTGTGAGCAGCGTGGTTCCGAAACCGAGAAAACGCATGGTTTTGTTGCAAAAGTTGTAGAAGGTGGGTCAGAAACACAAGAAAAGATTTTACTCGATGATTGTTGTGGATCATGTGATGATGTCAAGATCGGCGACAATGAGGTTTTAAAAGAAGCCGAGATGGAGAGAGTTGTTGAAGAACATTTTGGTGAGTTTGGTGGTGGTGAAAGTGAAAGTTACGCCAAATTTGGGACAGGTTTGACTAAAGACGAAGTGAGCGTGGCCAGAAGTGAAGAGATAGAGTTTTTAGAGAGTAAATGTGAAGCAcgcaaaattcaaaaagatgATGGTGGTAAGTGTAGTACATTTGACTGTAAAGAGATGTTGAtggacaaaaataatttctttgagaGCGAAAAGATGGCAAAAATTGAGTCAACTAAAACTGTGACGCGTATGACCGAAAGTGAAGAGACAGAGGTTTCAAAGAGTAACTGCGATAATGAGGTCGATGAAGCAAACAAAAATCAGGAAGATGGTGGCGAGAGTagtatttttaattgcaaACAGATATTGGTGTATAGAAGTAATTTCTTTGAGAGTGAAAATATCGCCGCAGTTAAGTCAGAGTCCGCTATAACTGAGGTGGGAATGGCCAGAAGTGAAGAGATAGAGGTTTTAGAGAGTAATTGTGATAATGAGATTGGTGAGAGAAACAGGGATGAGGAAGATGATGTGAAGTTGGTGTCGTTTGATGAGGATGACGATTGGGAGGGAATAGAGAGAACTGAGCTAGAGAGGCTTTTTGGTGCGGCCGTGGCATTTGTTGGGAATAAATGTAATGCTGGTCGGATTTCAAGTATTGGCAGTGATGTGAAGATGCAGTTGTATGGACTTCACAAGATTGCCACTGTCGGTCCTTGCCGCGAGCCCCAACCCATGGCATTGAAGGTCTCTGCTCGTGCAAACTG GAATGCATGGAAACAACTCGGGAATATGACTCCAGAGATTGCTATGGAGCAGTATGTTACTATTCTTTCTAGAAGCATCCCTGGGTGTATCCAAGATGGTATTGGT GGAGATATTAAACCGGTTTCTGCAGATGCTGAAGCGTGTGGTGAGCTAGTTTGTGATCTAAAGGCATATCAAGTGGCTCAACTTGGTGCTGTAGACAAGAG GCAAAACAAATGCAATTTATTCCAATTACTTCCATCAAAGTGGCGCTTCAGACATCTCTGA
- the LOC102612405 gene encoding acyl-CoA-binding domain-containing protein 3-like isoform X4, which yields MISLQTCVNHRSKFSFLPWLTVEGGQVSGEVSFKYSPLVYQQTKWDRQLNSIHLLNPRIYFPLCCKIPSLFFVKKKKKTKQKQNTISSKLYPFFFPVLFLSECFYRVMEVFLEFVLPIAFSLIFSFFLAKLFSLSSSPSTNCDCDLVSGLKPCKHFIQKVVTCEQRGSETEKTHGFVAKVVEGGSETQEKILLDDCCGSCDDVKIGDNEVLKEAEMERVVEEHFGEFGGGESESYAKFGTGLTKDEVSVARSEEIEFLESKCEARKIQKDDGGKCSTFDCKEMLMDKNNFFESEKMAKIESTKTVTRMTESEETEVSKSNCDNEVDEANKNQEDGGESSIFNCKQILVYRSNFFESENIAAVKSESAITEVGMARSEEIEVLESNCDNEIGERNRDEEDDVKLVSFDEDDDWEGIERTELERLFGAAVAFVGNKCNAGRISSIGSDVKMQLYGLHKIATVGPCREPQPMALKVSARANWNAWKQLGNMTPEIAMEQYVTILSRSIPGCIQDGIGGDIKPVSADAEACGELVCDLKAYQVAQLGAVDKR from the exons ATGATTAGTCTCCAAACATGCGTTAACCACCGCTCGAAATTCTCTTTCCTCCCATGGCTGACAGTGGAGGGGGGCCAAGTTAGTGGAGAAGTCTCTTTCAAATACTCTCCCTTGGTTTACCAGCAAACAAAATGGGACCGACAGCTAAATAGCATTCATTTGTTAAATCCCCGAATATACTTTCCTCTCTGCTGCAAAATCCCCTCCTTATttttcgttaaaaaaaaaaaaaaaacaaaacaaaagcaaaacacTATCTCTTCTAAGTTGTATCCTTTCTTCTTCCCTGTTCTGTTTCTCAGTGAATGCTTTTACCGAGTCATGgaagtttttcttgaatttgtcTTGCCCATTGCTTTTtctcttatattttctttcttcctcgctaagcttttttctttgtcatcTTCTCCTTCCACCAACTGTGACTGTGATCTCGTGTCTGGGTTGAAACCCTGCAAACATTTTATTCAAAAGGTGGTTACTTGTGAGCAGCGTGGTTCCGAAACCGAGAAAACGCATGGTTTTGTTGCAAAAGTTGTAGAAGGTGGGTCAGAAACACAAGAAAAGATTTTACTCGATGATTGTTGTGGATCATGTGATGATGTCAAGATCGGCGACAATGAGGTTTTAAAAGAAGCCGAGATGGAGAGAGTTGTTGAAGAACATTTTGGTGAGTTTGGTGGTGGTGAAAGTGAAAGTTACGCCAAATTTGGGACAGGTTTGACTAAAGACGAAGTGAGCGTGGCCAGAAGTGAAGAGATAGAGTTTTTAGAGAGTAAATGTGAAGCAcgcaaaattcaaaaagatgATGGTGGTAAGTGTAGTACATTTGACTGTAAAGAGATGTTGAtggacaaaaataatttctttgagaGCGAAAAGATGGCAAAAATTGAGTCAACTAAAACTGTGACGCGTATGACCGAAAGTGAAGAGACAGAGGTTTCAAAGAGTAACTGCGATAATGAGGTCGATGAAGCAAACAAAAATCAGGAAGATGGTGGCGAGAGTagtatttttaattgcaaACAGATATTGGTGTATAGAAGTAATTTCTTTGAGAGTGAAAATATCGCCGCAGTTAAGTCAGAGTCCGCTATAACTGAGGTGGGAATGGCCAGAAGTGAAGAGATAGAGGTTTTAGAGAGTAATTGTGATAATGAGATTGGTGAGAGAAACAGGGATGAGGAAGATGATGTGAAGTTGGTGTCGTTTGATGAGGATGACGATTGGGAGGGAATAGAGAGAACTGAGCTAGAGAGGCTTTTTGGTGCGGCCGTGGCATTTGTTGGGAATAAATGTAATGCTGGTCGGATTTCAAGTATTGGCAGTGATGTGAAGATGCAGTTGTATGGACTTCACAAGATTGCCACTGTCGGTCCTTGCCGCGAGCCCCAACCCATGGCATTGAAGGTCTCTGCTCGTGCAAACTG GAATGCATGGAAACAACTCGGGAATATGACTCCAGAGATTGCTATGGAGCAGTATGTTACTATTCTTTCTAGAAGCATCCCTGGGTGTATCCAAGATGGTATTGGT GGAGATATTAAACCGGTTTCTGCAGATGCTGAAGCGTGTGGTGAGCTAGTTTGTGATCTAAAGGCATATCAAGTGGCTCAACTTGGTGCTGTAGACAAGAGGtga
- the LOC102612405 gene encoding acyl-CoA-binding domain-containing protein 3-like isoform X5: MISLQTCVNHRSKFSFLPWLTVEGGQVSGEVSFKYSPLVYQQTKWDRQLNSIHLLNPRIYFPLCCKIPSLFFVKKKKKTKQKQNTISSKLYPFFFPVLFLSECFYRVMEVFLEFVLPIAFSLIFSFFLAKLFSLSSSPSTNCDCDLVSGLKPCKHFIQKVVTCEQRGSETEKTHGFVAKVVEGGSETQEKILLDDCCGSCDDVKIGDNEVLKEAEMERVVEEHFGEFGGGESESYAKFGTGLTKDEVSVARSEEIEFLESKCEARKIQKDDGGKCSTFDCKEMLMDKNNFFESEKMAKIESTKTVTRMTESEETEVSKSNCDNEVDEANKNQEDGGESSIFNCKQILVYRSNFFESENIAAVKSESAITEVGMARSEEIEVLESNCDNEIGERNRDEEDDVKLVSFDEDDDWEGIERTELERLFGAAVAFVGNKCNAGRISSIGSDVKMQLYGLHKIATVGPCREPQPMALKVSARANWNAWKQLGNMTPEIAMEQYVTILSRSIPGCIQDGIGGDIKPVSADAEACGELVCDLKAYQVAQLGAVDKR, encoded by the exons ATGATTAGTCTCCAAACATGCGTTAACCACCGCTCGAAATTCTCTTTCCTCCCATGGCTGACAGTGGAGGGGGGCCAAGTTAGTGGAGAAGTCTCTTTCAAATACTCTCCCTTGGTTTACCAGCAAACAAAATGGGACCGACAGCTAAATAGCATTCATTTGTTAAATCCCCGAATATACTTTCCTCTCTGCTGCAAAATCCCCTCCTTATttttcgttaaaaaaaaaaaaaaaacaaaacaaaagcaaaacacTATCTCTTCTAAGTTGTATCCTTTCTTCTTCCCTGTTCTGTTTCTCAGTGAATGCTTTTACCGAGTCATGgaagtttttcttgaatttgtcTTGCCCATTGCTTTTtctcttatattttctttcttcctcgctaagcttttttctttgtcatcTTCTCCTTCCACCAACTGTGACTGTGATCTCGTGTCTGGGTTGAAACCCTGCAAACATTTTATTCAAAAGGTGGTTACTTGTGAGCAGCGTGGTTCCGAAACCGAGAAAACGCATGGTTTTGTTGCAAAAGTTGTAGAAGGTGGGTCAGAAACACAAGAAAAGATTTTACTCGATGATTGTTGTGGATCATGTGATGATGTCAAGATCGGCGACAATGAGGTTTTAAAAGAAGCCGAGATGGAGAGAGTTGTTGAAGAACATTTTGGTGAGTTTGGTGGTGGTGAAAGTGAAAGTTACGCCAAATTTGGGACAGGTTTGACTAAAGACGAAGTGAGCGTGGCCAGAAGTGAAGAGATAGAGTTTTTAGAGAGTAAATGTGAAGCAcgcaaaattcaaaaagatgATGGTGGTAAGTGTAGTACATTTGACTGTAAAGAGATGTTGAtggacaaaaataatttctttgagaGCGAAAAGATGGCAAAAATTGAGTCAACTAAAACTGTGACGCGTATGACCGAAAGTGAAGAGACAGAGGTTTCAAAGAGTAACTGCGATAATGAGGTCGATGAAGCAAACAAAAATCAGGAAGATGGTGGCGAGAGTagtatttttaattgcaaACAGATATTGGTGTATAGAAGTAATTTCTTTGAGAGTGAAAATATCGCCGCAGTTAAGTCAGAGTCCGCTATAACTGAGGTGGGAATGGCCAGAAGTGAAGAGATAGAGGTTTTAGAGAGTAATTGTGATAATGAGATTGGTGAGAGAAACAGGGATGAGGAAGATGATGTGAAGTTGGTGTCGTTTGATGAGGATGACGATTGGGAGGGAATAGAGAGAACTGAGCTAGAGAGGCTTTTTGGTGCGGCCGTGGCATTTGTTGGGAATAAATGTAATGCTGGTCGGATTTCAAGTATTGGCAGTGATGTGAAGATGCAGTTGTATGGACTTCACAAGATTGCCACTGTCGGTCCTTGCCGCGAGCCCCAACCCATGGCATTGAAGGTCTCTGCTCGTGCAAACTG GAATGCATGGAAACAACTCGGGAATATGACTCCAGAGATTGCTATGGAGCAGTATGTTACTATTCTTTCTAGAAGCATCCCTGGGTGTATCCAAGATGGTATTGGT GGAGATATTAAACCGGTTTCTGCAGATGCTGAAGCGTGTGGTGAGCTAGTTTGTGATCTAAAGGCATATCAAGTGGCTCAACTTGGTGCTGTAGACAAGAG ATGA
- the LOC102612405 gene encoding acyl-CoA-binding domain-containing protein 3-like isoform X3 → MISLQTCVNHRSKFSFLPWLTVEGGQVSGEVSFKYSPLVYQQTKWDRQLNSIHLLNPRIYFPLCCKIPSLFFVKKKKKTKQKQNTISSKLYPFFFPVLFLSECFYRVMEVFLEFVLPIAFSLIFSFFLAKLFSLSSSPSTNCDCDLVSGLKPCKHFIQKVVTCEQRGSETEKTHGFVAKVVEGGSETQEKILLDDCCGSCDDVKIGDNEVLKEAEMERVVEEHFGEFGGGESESYAKFGTGLTKDEVSVARSEEIEFLESKCEARKIQKDDGGKCSTFDCKEMLMDKNNFFESEKMAKIESTKTVTRMTESEETEVSKSNCDNEVDEANKNQEDGGESSIFNCKQILVYRSNFFESENIAAVKSESAITEVGMARSEEIEVLESNCDNEIGERNRDEEDDVKLVSFDEDDDWEGIERTELERLFGAAVAFVGNKCNAGRISSIGSDVKMQLYGLHKIATVGPCREPQPMALKVSARANWNAWKQLGNMTPEIAMEQYVTILSRSIPGCIQDGIGGDIKPVSADAEACGELVCDLKAYQVAQLGAVDKRNVDELVRDPEGFYR, encoded by the exons ATGATTAGTCTCCAAACATGCGTTAACCACCGCTCGAAATTCTCTTTCCTCCCATGGCTGACAGTGGAGGGGGGCCAAGTTAGTGGAGAAGTCTCTTTCAAATACTCTCCCTTGGTTTACCAGCAAACAAAATGGGACCGACAGCTAAATAGCATTCATTTGTTAAATCCCCGAATATACTTTCCTCTCTGCTGCAAAATCCCCTCCTTATttttcgttaaaaaaaaaaaaaaaacaaaacaaaagcaaaacacTATCTCTTCTAAGTTGTATCCTTTCTTCTTCCCTGTTCTGTTTCTCAGTGAATGCTTTTACCGAGTCATGgaagtttttcttgaatttgtcTTGCCCATTGCTTTTtctcttatattttctttcttcctcgctaagcttttttctttgtcatcTTCTCCTTCCACCAACTGTGACTGTGATCTCGTGTCTGGGTTGAAACCCTGCAAACATTTTATTCAAAAGGTGGTTACTTGTGAGCAGCGTGGTTCCGAAACCGAGAAAACGCATGGTTTTGTTGCAAAAGTTGTAGAAGGTGGGTCAGAAACACAAGAAAAGATTTTACTCGATGATTGTTGTGGATCATGTGATGATGTCAAGATCGGCGACAATGAGGTTTTAAAAGAAGCCGAGATGGAGAGAGTTGTTGAAGAACATTTTGGTGAGTTTGGTGGTGGTGAAAGTGAAAGTTACGCCAAATTTGGGACAGGTTTGACTAAAGACGAAGTGAGCGTGGCCAGAAGTGAAGAGATAGAGTTTTTAGAGAGTAAATGTGAAGCAcgcaaaattcaaaaagatgATGGTGGTAAGTGTAGTACATTTGACTGTAAAGAGATGTTGAtggacaaaaataatttctttgagaGCGAAAAGATGGCAAAAATTGAGTCAACTAAAACTGTGACGCGTATGACCGAAAGTGAAGAGACAGAGGTTTCAAAGAGTAACTGCGATAATGAGGTCGATGAAGCAAACAAAAATCAGGAAGATGGTGGCGAGAGTagtatttttaattgcaaACAGATATTGGTGTATAGAAGTAATTTCTTTGAGAGTGAAAATATCGCCGCAGTTAAGTCAGAGTCCGCTATAACTGAGGTGGGAATGGCCAGAAGTGAAGAGATAGAGGTTTTAGAGAGTAATTGTGATAATGAGATTGGTGAGAGAAACAGGGATGAGGAAGATGATGTGAAGTTGGTGTCGTTTGATGAGGATGACGATTGGGAGGGAATAGAGAGAACTGAGCTAGAGAGGCTTTTTGGTGCGGCCGTGGCATTTGTTGGGAATAAATGTAATGCTGGTCGGATTTCAAGTATTGGCAGTGATGTGAAGATGCAGTTGTATGGACTTCACAAGATTGCCACTGTCGGTCCTTGCCGCGAGCCCCAACCCATGGCATTGAAGGTCTCTGCTCGTGCAAACTG GAATGCATGGAAACAACTCGGGAATATGACTCCAGAGATTGCTATGGAGCAGTATGTTACTATTCTTTCTAGAAGCATCCCTGGGTGTATCCAAGATGGTATTGGT GGAGATATTAAACCGGTTTCTGCAGATGCTGAAGCGTGTGGTGAGCTAGTTTGTGATCTAAAGGCATATCAAGTGGCTCAACTTGGTGCTGTAGACAAGAG GAATGTAGATGAGCTAGTGCGTGATCCTGAAGGTTTTTATAGATGA